One genomic segment of Catalinimonas alkaloidigena includes these proteins:
- a CDS encoding histone deacetylase: protein MLKIAWDEIYAHPLPENHRFPMIKYNLIPEQLLYEGTITEENLFQPYPLDEQYITNTHDITYWQRLKNQELSRSEIRKTGFPMSEQLVQREITIMQGTLQAALFALEYGVAFNIAGGTHHAFTDRGEGFCLLNDIAIAANYLLEKQLAKQILIVDLDVHQGNGTAQIFCDQPSVFTFSMHGAKNYPMYKEKSDLDIPLADGTDDSTYLSLLNNYLDQLINEVQPDFIFFQSGVDVLASDKLGRLSLSIAGCRERDRVVLKRAKENKIPIALSMGGGYSSQIAHIVEAHANTYRLAQEIFF from the coding sequence ATGTTAAAGATTGCCTGGGATGAAATCTATGCACATCCCTTACCGGAAAACCACCGCTTTCCTATGATCAAGTATAACCTCATTCCTGAGCAATTACTCTATGAAGGTACTATTACAGAGGAGAACTTATTTCAACCTTACCCCCTTGATGAACAATACATCACCAATACCCATGACATTACTTATTGGCAAAGGCTTAAAAATCAGGAGCTAAGCCGATCGGAAATCCGAAAGACCGGCTTTCCTATGTCTGAACAGCTTGTGCAAAGAGAGATCACCATTATGCAGGGGACTTTGCAGGCTGCACTTTTCGCCTTAGAATATGGTGTCGCCTTCAATATTGCCGGAGGCACGCATCATGCTTTTACTGATAGGGGAGAAGGGTTTTGCCTTCTCAATGACATCGCCATTGCCGCCAATTATTTACTGGAAAAACAGCTGGCAAAACAAATATTAATTGTAGACCTGGATGTACATCAGGGTAATGGTACAGCGCAAATTTTTTGTGATCAGCCATCAGTATTTACTTTCAGTATGCATGGAGCCAAAAATTATCCTATGTATAAAGAAAAGTCTGACCTGGATATACCGTTAGCCGATGGAACTGATGATAGTACCTATCTAAGCCTATTAAACAATTATCTGGATCAACTTATTAATGAAGTACAACCTGATTTTATTTTTTTTCAATCAGGAGTAGATGTATTGGCCTCCGATAAACTCGGAAGGCTAAGCTTAAGCATTGCCGGGTGTAGAGAAAGGGATAGGGTAGTACTAAAAAGGGCTAAAGAAAATAAGATTCCAATAGCCCTGAGCATGGGAGGTGGATATTCTTCCCAGATAGCACATATTGTTGAGGCACACGCCAATACCTATCGCTTAGCCCAGGAAATATTTTTTTGA
- a CDS encoding rhomboid family intramembrane serine protease encodes MIVAEKHSEKFIFRKSVVIALGFVFFLWFIRTVEDSMTLDFGVWGILPRSITGLVGIFAAPLIHGSALHLLSNTFPLILLLIAVFYFYDKIAKEVFLWIYFATGFWVWVVARQAYHIGSSGLVYGLAAFLFFSGIFRRDVRSTAVAVAIAFIHGGMVQGLVPGDNSVSWESHLLGSMAGIFCSFYFRKEPHIPSLQDTDTSDENSANRMSSTYKGYSFSKPKQKYVYHFKPSESKDSSYYYDLETGEENESFISSKI; translated from the coding sequence TTGATAGTTGCCGAAAAACATAGTGAGAAGTTTATTTTCCGCAAAAGCGTGGTCATAGCCTTAGGCTTTGTCTTTTTTCTATGGTTTATTAGAACAGTAGAAGATAGTATGACGCTGGATTTTGGTGTCTGGGGTATACTACCTCGCTCTATCACCGGATTGGTAGGAATATTTGCCGCCCCACTTATCCATGGCAGTGCTCTTCACTTATTATCTAATACATTTCCTCTTATATTGCTATTGATAGCGGTTTTTTACTTTTATGATAAAATCGCTAAGGAAGTCTTTCTCTGGATATACTTTGCCACAGGCTTCTGGGTATGGGTAGTTGCCCGACAGGCTTATCACATTGGCTCAAGTGGATTAGTATATGGTTTAGCAGCTTTTCTCTTCTTCAGTGGGATTTTCAGGCGAGATGTACGCTCTACTGCCGTAGCTGTTGCCATTGCTTTTATACATGGAGGGATGGTTCAGGGCCTGGTCCCCGGAGACAATAGTGTATCTTGGGAGTCACATTTGTTAGGCTCTATGGCAGGAATTTTTTGTTCCTTTTATTTTAGGAAGGAACCTCATATTCCTTCTCTTCAGGATACAGATACTTCTGATGAGAATAGTGCAAACAGGATGAGTAGTACTTACAAGGGATATTCTTTCTCTAAACCGAAGCAAAAATATGTATATCATTTCAAGCCTTCGGAAAGTAAAGACAGCTCATACTATTATGACTTGGAGACAGGTGAAGAAAATGAATCGTTTATTTCTTCAAAAATTTAA